The genomic window taacaaaaaaaaaaaatttttttgacatAATACAAGTACCAAAAATTAGATTTAGATGAATGGTTACTTGTCTTAAAGTAATAGCTGCCCAAAAACAACCTACTAGAATTTAATCTAGTTCTATATTCAAACAGAATTGCATAACATTCACAATTGCAATGtgggtgttcgaatttcttctttctttctatttcaaTGATGTTCACCTTAACTTCTCCACAACGTATCAACCTCTCGATAGTACTCTATGAACGTCGATTTAAAACTAATGATTATTCTGTGCAGGTCATTCTTCTTTGTTAGGATTTCAAATTCTTTCAGTAATGAAGAGAACAAAAAGAGTAAGTGATTTTAATCCCTCTTCATAACAACAAAACACCAATATTTTGTTGACTGTGTAGGAAAAAAACTGTCCTAAAGAAATTACAACTGACCCATAGGAACGTTACATGACACGTAAGAATGTTACAATCTCTTATTGCCAGAGAATTTCAAACAAAGATTAAAATGTTCGATAGAAAGATCGACAGAGATtgtgataatattatactattttaAAAGACGAATACGAATTTTCGTAAGATTATCAAAAGTCAAAGTAagattttaaacaaaaaaaatataaaaactaatttttgatcGGTCAATATTAATAAAGcttttgtaaaaatatttttttaatttttattttgtaaaaaataaaaattacagaaGTGTGTACCTACTTGAAACACAATGTCGTGTTATTTTGGGAATGCATCCTTTCAATtgttgaaaaaaaattgagaacaTAAAATGTGAGTGTAATTTTTAactctttattattttttcttatatTCATTTTTTgtctcacttataaaattaaaagggagaaattacttaaaaaaaaatgaagaggatACATTTACGTGTTGCTTCAGGATTCTTCTTCATACGAGTATATATGACCATGTATATGAAAACCTAAAGTGATGCACAGATTAGAGAGAGGATAAAGAAAGAGGATAATGAGACCAATGCCAATGGATTTGTTTGGAGAGATGGATGAGCAGGTCTCCGCCATGGCCATGGATGTTGACGACGTCGACCCTCTCGAGATCTTCCCAGAGGGCGTCATCTCCGCCGACAACAAGCTAGCCGACGCCGATTTCTTCAACAACTTCCAAGACGATTTCGACGATGCTGATATCAACTGATCCTACCTTCATCATCGTCATGGTTTTGGTTATGATCGCTCTTctgattagggtttagggttttgttttTTTGTACTCTCTCTTTTCGTGTGGAAACGATAAAGAAACCGTTGTACTTTGGTTCTGGGATTCCTCTATTGACAATATAATatcttttgtttttccttttgcgATTAATCTCCTTAATTTTGTGCCTTAGTTTCTCAGTCtctttgttttgttttggtttattggttttcttttaattgattatacttttatgtcatttttaaACATCGATAGTTACTTATTTGTCTAAATTTCTTATTCTTAGCTTTAACAGGGGGATCTTACGTTATGACTGATTAGTGATTAACTAATGCATTTTGAgctgatttagaaattaaaattaaaattttgatgagGATTAAGGTATTCATCCAAAAATGTTTTCAAGACTGATTTGGTTATTCTCTTATTGTTAGTTATTTGTTAATTCTGAGTTGTATATACAGAGGGCTTCCTTTAATTTTAATGGGTTTTCTATGTAATTCCTTGAAGGGGAGACGTAGAGCAATAGTTGAGTTGTTTCTGTGTAACCCTGGTGCGAGCATAGGTTAAACTATGCTTTGCAAGCTACTCTTTTTGTATGACAGTTTTCTTTAGCTGTTTTTGGTAAGTAGATTGTTCAGAACTTCAGGGTAGGCCCCTTTTTGGCTGTAATTAATCTTGTTTATGAAGGAAGCAGCTGTAAGCATCTTCATGCCTACATTCTAATCGTATTTGCATAATGGTGACTGGTGTTTTTCTTATCTTGACTCAAATTGTTTTGGGATTGTGGTGTTAATTGGTATCTGCATATGCACCCACATATGCTAAAGGGTTTTGCATCATCATGTGTTCATGTGGTTCTTGTAATTCTGTAATGGTTCATGAGTATTCACTTTATAGTTGTTGAGGAAGAAGAGTGttaatagtttatattttaatggATGATGAAGGTAGTTAAGCATCTTAGTGAAGTTACATTGCTTGTTTAGGTAAGATCTAGCTATGGAATACATGCCTCTTCTTTGATGTTCAAAGAGTGCTTCTGAATTACACTTCTGGTTCTTGCAAACAGTTCTGATACTTTTTGGGACTTGAAGGAACTACAAAGGCAATGGTATACTGCGATTCTTGGTCTGGTTCTCTGGTTCTTCTATCTCTCAGCAGACTGGATTGCGACCATTGCTCTTGCTATTGTTCCCAAAGACGTGAGAGATTCATTAAAAGACTAGGTCTCCAAGTTCGTAGTTTGTGGCTACTTGACCACCTTTCATTCTCATACCTCTCAGCAGCCAGGACATAGTCACTGTATATTCCCTTGAGGATAATGAACTTTGGCCATGCCACCTGCTTGGCTTATTCTACCAGTGCTATGTGGCTGTTTACGTGGTCTACAAGTCATGGAAAGGAGCATCTTAGTTTTATTACCATTCCGGTAGTTAAGCATCTTAGTGAAGTTACATTGCTTGTTTAGGTAAGATCTAGCTATGGAATACATGCCTCTTCTTTGATGTTCAAAGAGTGCTTCTGAATTACACTTCTGGTTCTTGCAAACAGTTCTGATACTTTTTGGGACTTGAAGGAACTACAAAGGCAATGGTATACTGCGATTCTTGGTCTGGTTCTCTGGTTCTTCTATCTCTCAGCAGACTGGATTGCGACCATTGCTCTTGCTATTGTTCCCAAAGACGTGAGAGATTCATTAAAAGACTAGGTCTCCAAGTTCGTAGTTTGTGGCTACTTGACCACCTTTCATTCTCATACCTCTCAGCAGCCAGGACATAGTCACTGTATATTCCCTTGAGGATAATGAACTTTGGCCATGCCACCTGCTTGGCTTATTCTACCAGTGCTATGTGGCTGTTTACGTGGTCTACAAGTCATGGAAAGGGGGACATCTTAATTATGTTACCATTCCATTGATTGTGGCAGGAATGATCAAATATGGTGAGAGGACTTGGTCTTTGAGGTCCGGAAGCAGCCACAATTTCAGAGAATCCATCCATCCTTCCAGCACCGGACGCTTGACCGAGTTATGCCAAATTCATGAATGACTACATTGCCAAATGCCAAAGTTTCTTTAGAGAAAGTGATTAAAACTACTCCAGCACCATTGACTCGAAGTGCAACAACAGCATTGAATAACAGCATCGCAAATGCTTCCTCTTTACGCCGAGGATTCCGTTCCTTCAAGACTTTAAAGTGCTTATTTTAAGATCTCATCCTTTGTTTTGAAGACCCGTAGAGCAGCCGAAGGCCCGGAGCTTCTTTAGGAGCAACTCTTTAGGAACATGCCTTTCAAGTGGTTGAGGTTGAACCTGGATTATTGTATGACATAATATACAAAGGCAATTTTCATATCCACCACCCTTGTCATTTTAGCCAATTTTTTAGCATTTCTTACAATCTGGTTTTACAAATACGGTTAAAAgggtaaagtataattttttgtctttaaaagtttgttaaaatttttaaaaatattttaattttattttgtttcaattttgttttaccaatttttaatttgtattaaaTCTATTTTTNNNNNNNNNNNNNNNNNNNNNNNNNNNNNNNNNNNNNNNNNNNNNNNNNNNNNNNNNNNNNNNNNNNNNNNNNNNNNNNNNNNNNNNNNNNNNNNNNNNNNNNNNNNNNNNNNNNNNNNNNNNNNNNNNNNNNNNNNNNNNNNNNNNNNNNNNNNNNNNNNNNNNNNNNNNNNNNNNNNNNNNNNNNNNNNNNNNNNNNNNNNNNNNNNNNNNNNNNNNNNNNNNNNNNNNNNNNNNNNNNNNNNNNNNNNNNNNNNNNNNNNNNNNNNNNNNNNNNNNNNNNNNNNNNNNNNNNNNNNNNNNNNNNNNNNNNNNNNNNNNNNNNNNNNNNNNNNNNNNNNNNNNNNNNNNNNNNNNNNNNNNNNNNNNNNNNNNNNNNNNNNNNNNNNNNNNNNNNNNNNNNNNNNNNNNNNNNNNNNNNNNNNNNNNNNNNNNNNNNNNNNNNNNNNNNNNNNNNNNNNNNNNNNNNNNNNNNNNNNNNNNNNNNNNNNNNNNNNNNNNNNNNNNNNNNNNNNNNNNNNNNNNNNNNNNNNNNNNNNNNNNNNNNNNNNNNNNNNNNNNNNNNNNNNNNNNNNNNNNNNNNNNNNNNNNNNNNNNNNNNNNNNNNNNNNNNNNNNNNNNNNNNNNNNNNNNNNNNNNNNNNNNNNNNNNNNNNNNNNNNNNNNNNNNNNNNNNNNNNNNNNNNNNNNNNNNNNNNNNNNNNNNNNNNNNNNNNNNNNNNNNNNNNNNNNNNNNNNNNNNNNNNNNNNNNNNNNNNNNNNNNNNNNNNNNNNNNNNNNNNNNNNNNNNNNNNNNNNNNNNNNNNNNNNNNNNNNNNNNNNNNNNNNNNNNNNNNNNNNNNNNNNNNNNNNNNNNNNNNNNNNNNNNNNNNNNNNNNNNNNNNNNNNNNNNNNNNNNNNNNNNNNNNNNNNNNNNNNNNNNNNNNNNNNNNNNNNNNNNNNNNNNNNNNNNNNNNNNNNNNNNNNNNNNNNNNNNNNNNNNNNNNNNNNNNNNNNNNNNNNNNNNNNNNNNNNNNNNNNNNNNNNNNNNNNNNNNNNNNNNNNNATTGTTagagatatatttgatgcaaattaaaaattttaagaacaaaattaaaataaaataaaatttaaaaatatttttaaaaattgagacaaatttcaaaacaaaaaatacaCTTTATCCATCGCTAAAATTATCACACTTGCGCTCGCGGGGTTTTCAAAAAACCTGAGACCAAGAAGATGAAAAAAGCAACTTTTATACACTATTATAAGCAAAGTTATAtaattttgtataattatttgTAGGTTTTATATTATCGATTGAATTGTTGACTGACAATATTCTATAGTGACACTTATACTAGCTTGGTGTGTGATACTGTGACTAAGTTTTGTGGTGACTACGATGGCCACAACCAGACTGCAAATCAAGGTTCAACATGTGGTGTTGTTTTGAAAGCCTCGCtcatttacttttttatttttaggtTAGACGGTGGTTCGGACAGCCCCCATTACAACCTTCACACACATTCCACATTCGACATTTACACAGAGGATGACAATAACTATCTATTGAGGACGGACCTTCCCCATTCCCATCATCCCCGTTTAAAAAAAATGCTTTCTGTTTTTGTCTAATTTTTGTCATGAGAAGGTGGATTTTCGTAGCTATCCATCAATGTTAGGTAAAACACTATAATAAGTcaaagaaaatgaaattttacgcaaataaattaaatgaaaaattaGTTCATGAATTTTCAATGCAGATTACTATATAGTTCGAATCAGTATGTTTCGAACTAGAATTATatgtgattcgaattactcacacACCAGACACactataattcgaatcaacctgattcgaattatacCCACAGTAATTTGAATtagggtgattcgaattacattcaCACACTTtgcacatagtaattcgaattggtcagattcgaattactcattatttaattctgtccattcttttattaaaaaaattaataattgattaaaaaattaataatttaaaattaaaaaaatatattttatttcatgcattaaaaaaaagctaacaaaatatttaattacgagactttttttaaaatattaatgagctatcaattcgaatttcatacaatactcttttgtccatttttaatagttcatgaaaatttttttaataaatttatttaaattataccacaaaaaaatattttattctataaaaaataattttaaaaaatggcttaaaagatgttaggagtactataaaaatttgtaatgtcctaatgatttaggacattaaagaaatactctacatagtcaataataatttaaaaattaaaataaatatagttataaccagtatttatctaaattactagaatattacaaacttttatagtactcctaacattttttaagccattttttttaaaattattttgcatagaaaatggcttaaaatggcttaaaatgccctttattctatgcaaaacaattttaaaaaaatagtttaaaaaatattaggagtagtataaaaagttgtaatgtcctaatgacttttataaaaaatagcttaaaaaatgttagaaatactataaaagtttgtaatattctagtaatttaggtaaatattggttataactatatttattttaaaacgtgcacattaaaaaaaataaaataaaaatagtttttaataaaatgatataattttttttagttttctaagGTATCTCTCAGTATGACAGGCCAATGACTAATCCATCGCAAATCGCTATATGTATAAGGCAGGATTTGAACTCTCGATACTTGCTTAAGCGGATTAGGGAACTAATCACTATGGGAGCCACTTTGTaaagaatttggatcctctaaattttagattttcacTTTTAAAGTGAAATCTCTCACTATTGAATGTTTTCTCTCtcatgttttttcttgatctcacctatgaaataaatggtgataGATGATACCTTATCctctaaagtgaaatttaaaatttagaggatgcAAATCCTTAATAAAGACATCTAAAACGTGTTTTCtatcaattaaaatttaatttatataactAATTAAACtgtattatttttgtccaaattagattagataaattaatttaaccaaaatattaatataaaccAAATCTTAAACCGTTCtaaattaatattcttttttatagaaaatgactacaataatcttattatagaaaatgactaatatatatatatatatatatatNNNNNNNNNNNNNNNNNNNNNNNNNNNNNNNNNNNNNNNNNNNNNNNNNNNNNNNNNNNNNNNNNNNNNNNNNNATTAAATCAATTTATCTagcctaattttaacaaaaataacatgatttaattgattatatatatttaaatttaattactaaaatatatttttaaaaaaatattttaaatatttttatttaaataatttttaactattagaCTAACCCAATTTAATTAAAATGACATAATTTATCTTAATAAGTGAGAATATTTAAATGCCAACGAactatagctcaaatgacataatttttcTATACTCACTTAGAGATGGCAGGTTTGAGTCTTTCTATCTTTAGTAGAAAAAGGGGGTgagaatatttaaataaattcttcCAAAAATTTAGCATCGATGGAGATTGGTCTTCCAAATTGGCAGCAGCGAGGGAGAAGAGCGCAGTTCGCTTTAGTTGGGTTGGGGTTGCATCTTGGGCAGGTGGGTTAGTAGGGTCCATTTTTCTGAACGGGTTGGGTCTTTGTAGGGTTAAGcccataacaaaaaaataaaaacttcttATACGATTTCTTTTAAAATCAGTGACCAAAAGTCCAAAATTAGTATCAATTAGCGTTGGCAATTTATACTTTATTTGCGGGTATCCAATTTGATGAGAGTTGAACCACAACTTTATTTCTcatgtaatgacttacaataaatAAGCAAGTACTAAACTAGTTAGTATTTTAGTAATTTAAAGcatgagttttttattttttattttattaatatatataaaatttgaaatgattgaattttatatttattttgaaaaatttgatatttctgcggaTAAGGTAGGTTGGgatagggtttagaactttagggtgcgggttgagttagggttgagagattctcaacccgcaagtagggtagggtagggtagggtagggtagagttttaatGAAATTTTCAATCTGCGGATAGGGTTAGGATAAGGTCCAAACTCtactctaccctaccctaccaATTGTCAGCCCTAGTATCgacataaaatatatattaaaatataaatatatattaaaaataaaataaattatacatatgtttatatacaaatatatatagaaaaagtttAGGGAattaacatttttattaaaatttgggcAGCActtaactaataaaagaaaagtgagtaatctcacactattagaTATAATATCACACCATTAAAGACATTGATGATGGCCTATGAAGCAAGGACACTTCGGTGAGTTATCGTGTCTGCGTGTCGGATACATTTTGGACatgacactcaccgacactcgtccgacacacgTGTCTGCCGTGTCcaactgtgtcttaataaaaaatagaaaatttctcTCCCGACacgcttggacacacctaaataccatcacgtgtcagcctgtccaatcttattcttaatatgtATCCTTAAACNNNNNNNNNNNNNAAACAGTAAACAGTATTTTTGTAAATTATTAATGCGCTATTTACCATTTCACCTCCTTCCCCGACTCATCCTTCTGAGGTGGGGTCAATGGTCAGTGCACCGTAGCTCACATTCCTCCCGCAAATGGTTCGAAAACATCAGAACTAACAACGGAACATAGTCTCAATCACCAAACTTCATCACCACCATGCTCTAACCAAGAATACACTTACTAATATACTACGGTGACACAAGATGATGATGAACACCACTTCGCCCGCCACTACCCATAGTGCTTTCAACCCCATGCACTTTTTTTTATCTGTACTCATCTCAAATGGTACCACTAGCACAACCCCAAATAAAGCCAACAAacaggaacaacaacaacaaaataatCGCAAGGTTCTTCTTGCTCGTAACACCACACTTAGAGCACATCCTACTGTTACAATCAAACTCTTGTGGAACCACGCAAGAGGTGGTTATTGTTAAATGCAGCAGTAGCGACACCCTTGGAGCTTCACCGTTGTGTTGCGAGCTTCAAAACGTTCGTGTTTTACTAcctttcaatattttatttttcactaattctttaatataattttgaaaaatgtcaaattttatattttttcttgatCATACAACCATAAATCTTCAAACATTTACTTTTGTCATTTTTAATTAGAATTCTAATTAACTTAACAAAGATTCTGAAACCTAACCTTAGATGAACTGGCGTACTAAATTTTTCTGAAACTGAACGTCAATAAATATGTTAAATAACACAAGTAGGGTAGTGGTGTTTCGAAGACAATGCTAAGCGTGCTACTTTGGCGATAATTCACGATATTAAATACAAGCAAATGCTAGTTTCACAAACACATGATCTTCAATAATGGAGGTAGAAAACGGAAACAGAAACAAACAGCTTCAGTTACTGATGCATCCAACATATCTAGTCTAGTACTAACTTTGCCCTTACATGACCTTGTGAAATCTGAAATTGTTCAGTTATGCCTAAATGTGCCATTAAAAGCCAGACATGGGTAAGCAACTCCCCACCTCTGCTAAGCTGCCTGGCATGTTCGAGCCCTCTGCAGTGACTCGCCGCATGGCATAGCATCTCCAGCCAAACACGGCTTATCATTTCCCATTTCTCCTCCTTGCTCCAATTCTTCTCTGTTTCTAAAGCTTGCAAAGATTTTGCAAGCCTACAAGCATCAAACAGCACCGACTTGCTTCTATCTCCTTTCACTTCTGACGGCGGAATTTCCGTGTTTACTTGTAGTATCATGTCGGAAGCTTCCTTTCCTTTCTTCATGTACTTCCTTTCCAGCAGAAGTTCCTTCGCCTCTGCACATGTATCGTCGAACCTGATCTGGCCAATTCCATTCGGCAACATAGAAGGGCGTCGGACAAGAAGATACATCATGTAATTTGAGAACAATCTGCTTCTTACACAACTTTGAAGCATAAAAGATTCATCATCGTAATAGCAGAGATCAGTAGCAATATGCCAAAGTAATATGCTTTGATCAAACTCTACCTCAATGCTCCAATCAAACTCATGACGGCCCTTTTCATTCAAGACTCTGTCACCCCTATGAGCACATAATTTCTTACATGATTCAATATCTGATGCACTATCGGACAtcctgaaaagctccccaaaaatAAAGGATTTCAGTTGTTCAGAGACATCATCTGAATATGTGTAGTAAGACTTCTCAAAATGCCTATAAATGTGAAGACATATTTGGACCTTGATGCATAAAACTGACTTATTCTTGAGGCAGAAATCAATAAGGTTGAACTGTGACATTTGGTTGGACCAGCTTTTAGTGTGTGATAATTTAAGCAAAACTTGTAAACGAGAGATAGACCTATAGAGAGGATTCACTAGCCATTTCTTGCGCTTGCTCAACCAAATCATTGTCCAACTCGAAGAAAGTAAAACAATGACAGCATATATCTCAAGTAAAATAGCTCCAATAAAGAGCACAAAAGTAATAACCCGCTCATTCTCCTTGTGGTTTATGTCTACGGAATGACAAAAGACAACAAATGCAGAGATTGTACAAGAAATGCTCACAAATTTGGCGAAAATGCCAAGACGGGTGTATGTGAAAATTGCCTTTGTGTATAGAATGTCATACATTAATCCAAGTTCAATCTCAACCACTTGAAAAGCATGTTCACAGGAGTTGCTCCTAAAGAAGCTTTGGCTGCTCTTGTGGTCTTGGAAACTAAGGATGAGATCTGAGAATAGGCACTTGAAAATCCTGAAGAAATAGAATCCGTCGCGTAAACATGAAGCATTTGCAATACTGTTATTCAATGCTGCACTTTGGGTCAATGGTGGTGCAGGAGCAGTTTTAATCACTTTCCCTAAAGAAACTCTGTATCCTTCAGCCTTTTTTGCAGAGTAGTCATCCATAAATTTGGCATAATTCGGTCCAGGGTCTGGCGCTGGAATGATGGATTCTCTGAAATTTTGGCTGCTTCCGGACCTCAAAGACCAAGTCCTCTCACCATATTTGATCATTCCTGCCACAATCAATGGAATGGTAACATAATTAAGATGTCCCCCTTTCCATGACTTGTAGACCACGTAAACTGCCACATAGCACTGGTAGAATAAGCCAATCAGGTGTCGCAGCCAAAGTTCATTATCCTCAAGAGAATATGCAGTGATTGTGTCAGGGCCACCGAGATGCGCGAGAAGGAAAGGTGCCCAAGAAGCCATAACTACGA from Arachis ipaensis cultivar K30076 chromosome B09, Araip1.1, whole genome shotgun sequence includes these protein-coding regions:
- the LOC107616027 gene encoding uncharacterized protein LOC107616027 isoform X2, yielding MNIRRIIQKLPTLWNLLELQILVLVSLFLQTALILLGSRRKYKNNAIMQFVVWCFYLSADWIATIALGILSEDMRDSSKDLESKFVVMASWAPFLLAHLGGPDTITAYSLEDNELWLRHLIGLFYQCYVAVYVVYKSWKGGHLNYVTIPLIVAGMIKYGERTWSLRSGSSQNFRESIIPAPDPGPNYAKFMDDYSAKKAEGYRVSLGKVIKTAPAPPLTQSAALNNSIANASCLRDGFYFFRIFKCLFSDLILSFQDHKSSQSFFRSNSCEHAFQVVEIELGLMMSDSASDIESCKKLCAHRGDRVLNEKGRHEFDWSIEVEFDQSILLWHIATDLCYYDDESFMLQSCVRSRLFSNYMMYLLVRRPSMLPNGIGQIRFDDTCAEAKELLLERKYMKKGKEASDMILQVNTEIPPSEVKGDRSKSVLFDACRLAKSLQALETEKNWSKEEKWEMISRVWLEMLCHAASHCRGLEHARQLSRGGELLTHVWLLMAHLGITEQFQISQGHVRAKLVLD
- the LOC107619522 gene encoding small acidic protein 1, which translates into the protein MRPMPMDLFGEMDEQVSAMAMDVDDVDPLEIFPEGVISADNKLADADFFNNFQDDFDDADIN
- the LOC107616027 gene encoding uncharacterized protein LOC107616027 isoform X1 gives rise to the protein MNIRRIIQKLPTLWNLLELQILVLVSLFLQTALILLGSRRKYKNNAIMQFVVWCFYLSADWIATIALGILSEDMRDSSKDLESKFVVMASWAPFLLAHLGGPDTITAYSLEDNELWLRHLIGLFYQCYVAVYVVYKSWKGGHLNYVTIPLIVAGMIKYGERTWSLRSGSSQNFRESIIPAPDPGPNYAKFMDDYSAKKAEGYRVSLGKVIKTAPAPPLTQSAALNNSIANASCLRDGFYFFRIFKCLFSDLILSFQDHKSSQSFFRSNSCEHAFQVVEIELGLMYDILYTKAIFTYTRLGIFAKFVSISCTISAFVVFCHSVDINHKENERVITFVLFIGAILLEIYAVIVLLSSSWTMIWLSKRKKWLVNPLYRSISRLQVLLKLSHTKSWSNQMSQFNLIDFCLKNKSVLCIKVQICLHIYRHFEKSYYTYSDDVSEQLKSFIFGELFRMSDSASDIESCKKLCAHRGDRVLNEKGRHEFDWSIEVEFDQSILLWHIATDLCYYDDESFMLQSCVRSRLFSNYMMYLLVRRPSMLPNGIGQIRFDDTCAEAKELLLERKYMKKGKEASDMILQVNTEIPPSEVKGDRSKSVLFDACRLAKSLQALETEKNWSKEEKWEMISRVWLEMLCHAASHCRGLEHARQLSRGGELLTHVWLLMAHLGITEQFQISQGHVRAKLVLD